The following are from one region of the Endozoicomonas sp. 4G genome:
- a CDS encoding proline iminopeptidase-family hydrolase — MMTKQEKHNAPGVQWVTLDNGYRVWTQKMGSGSLKLLTLHGGPGCSHEYLECLEAFLVPQGVEVIFYDQLGSWCSDQPEDKSLWQLERFIDEIEQVRTALGLEDFYLFGHGCGGLWAIEYALKYQRHLKGLILGSITGSVHSYTAYINHLREQLPLAVLDKMTQLEAANDLDNEEYSSLLMEHLYRKYICRLPDWPEALSLTFDHKNHSVYNTMQGNNEFVFTGNLLGWDRWNELAEIRAATLVLAGRYDTVAPDDQRQMASILPHSRLVLCDNGSHCSMWDDPENYRQALVDFLKDVENRRI; from the coding sequence ATGATGACCAAACAAGAGAAGCACAACGCACCAGGTGTTCAGTGGGTGACACTGGATAATGGCTATCGAGTCTGGACTCAGAAGATGGGCTCTGGGTCGTTAAAGTTACTGACACTGCACGGTGGGCCGGGATGTTCCCATGAGTATCTGGAATGCCTGGAAGCTTTTCTGGTTCCTCAGGGAGTGGAAGTTATTTTTTATGACCAACTGGGTTCATGGTGCTCAGATCAGCCTGAAGACAAGTCACTCTGGCAATTGGAACGATTTATTGATGAGATCGAACAGGTTCGGACGGCATTGGGTCTGGAGGATTTTTATCTCTTTGGCCACGGCTGTGGCGGTTTATGGGCCATTGAATACGCACTTAAGTACCAGCGGCATCTTAAAGGACTGATTCTCGGCAGTATCACCGGCAGTGTTCATTCTTATACCGCTTATATCAATCATCTTCGGGAGCAGTTGCCACTGGCAGTGCTTGATAAAATGACGCAGCTTGAAGCAGCGAATGATCTCGATAATGAAGAGTATTCCTCTCTTTTGATGGAACATCTTTATCGTAAATACATATGCAGGCTGCCTGACTGGCCTGAAGCTTTGAGTCTGACCTTCGATCATAAGAATCACAGTGTTTATAACACCATGCAGGGCAATAATGAGTTTGTTTTCACCGGCAACCTGCTTGGCTGGGATCGGTGGAATGAGCTGGCAGAGATTCGTGCTGCAACACTGGTACTGGCTGGACGCTACGATACCGTAGCGCCGGATGATCAAAGGCAAATGGCTTCCATTCTGCCTCACAGCAGGCTGGTACTCTGTGATAATGGCAGTCACTGCTCCATGTGGGACGATCCGGAAAATTACCGTCAGGCACTCGTGGACTTTTTAAAGGACGTAGAAAATAGAAGAATTTAA
- a CDS encoding type II toxin-antitoxin system RelB/DinJ family antitoxin, translating to MAKETTVRARIDEALKEEAEEVLRKLGLTTSQAINIYFSQIALRKGLPFEFPSWSGTRVLRHPL from the coding sequence ATGGCCAAAGAAACCACCGTCAGAGCGCGTATCGACGAAGCTTTAAAGGAAGAAGCTGAAGAGGTACTTCGTAAACTGGGACTGACGACCTCTCAGGCTATTAATATCTACTTCAGCCAGATTGCCCTGAGAAAAGGGCTGCCGTTTGAGTTCCCAAGCTGGAGTGGAACCAGGGTTTTACGACACCCTCTTTAA
- the ispG gene encoding flavodoxin-dependent (E)-4-hydroxy-3-methylbut-2-enyl-diphosphate synthase codes for MGRRHKTHAVQVGHITIGGDAPVVVQSMTDTDTADVERTVEQIKLLADAGSEIVRVTVNTEEAAAAVPAIYEKLAQQGYNVPIVGDFHYNGHTLLTKYDETARLLHKYRINPGNVGFGNKKDDRFNTMIDVAIKYDKPIRIGVNWGSLDKELSTRLMDENARSENPKSSQEVLHEALVLSALTSADAAVARGLGANKIVISCKVSRVQDLISVYEMLSERCEYALHLGLTEAGMGSKGIVSSSIAMGVLLQQGIGNTIRTSLTPEPNGSRDREVIVSQQILQALDVRSFAPEVTACPGCGRTTSTFFRVLTDEVDAFLRTKMVTWRHQFVGVEEMKVAVMGCVVNGPGESKHANIGISLPGTGEAPSAPVFIDGEKVTTLKGGNITEEYKEMIEEYVHKTYAPRESLIASE; via the coding sequence ATGGGCCGACGCCATAAAACTCACGCTGTTCAGGTGGGACACATTACCATCGGTGGCGATGCCCCTGTGGTCGTCCAATCCATGACAGATACGGACACTGCTGATGTCGAACGAACGGTTGAGCAGATCAAGCTGCTGGCAGACGCTGGCTCCGAAATTGTCCGGGTGACGGTCAATACCGAAGAAGCAGCTGCAGCAGTGCCAGCCATCTATGAGAAGCTGGCCCAACAGGGCTATAACGTTCCTATTGTCGGGGACTTTCACTACAACGGTCACACTTTGCTGACCAAGTATGATGAAACGGCCCGCCTGCTGCACAAGTATCGCATTAACCCGGGCAATGTCGGCTTTGGCAACAAAAAGGATGATCGCTTCAATACCATGATTGATGTGGCCATCAAATACGACAAGCCAATTCGTATCGGGGTGAACTGGGGCAGTCTGGACAAAGAATTATCCACTCGTCTGATGGATGAGAATGCACGTTCTGAAAACCCCAAGTCCTCTCAGGAAGTTCTGCACGAAGCTTTGGTCCTGTCGGCGTTGACCAGTGCCGATGCAGCCGTGGCAAGAGGGCTGGGAGCCAACAAAATTGTTATTTCCTGCAAGGTCTCTCGGGTGCAGGATCTGATCAGCGTCTACGAGATGCTCTCAGAGCGTTGTGAATATGCCCTTCACCTGGGTCTGACCGAAGCAGGCATGGGCAGCAAAGGCATTGTTTCATCCAGTATTGCCATGGGCGTATTGCTTCAGCAGGGCATTGGTAACACCATTCGCACCTCTTTGACTCCAGAGCCCAATGGCAGCCGTGACCGGGAGGTGATTGTTTCCCAACAAATTCTGCAGGCACTGGATGTCCGCAGTTTTGCCCCTGAAGTGACCGCCTGCCCGGGCTGCGGTCGAACCACCAGTACTTTCTTCAGGGTGCTGACGGACGAAGTCGATGCTTTCCTGCGCACTAAAATGGTGACCTGGCGCCACCAGTTTGTGGGTGTGGAAGAAATGAAAGTCGCGGTTATGGGTTGTGTTGTTAACGGCCCCGGTGAGAGTAAACATGCCAATATCGGTATCAGCCTGCCCGGAACCGGTGAAGCGCCTTCAGCACCGGTATTTATCGACGGTGAAAAAGTAACGACGCTCAAAGGCGGTAATATCACTGAAGAGTATAAGGAAATGATTGAGGAGTATGTCCACAAAACCTACGCACCCAGGGAATCATTGATTGCCAGCGAGTGA
- the ylqF gene encoding ribosome biogenesis GTPase YlqF, which translates to MAINWFPGHMHKARKEIKKVVPEVDLIIEVLDARLPFSSGNPLVPSLRGKTPYIKVLNKSDLADPAVTEQWIREMEKEEGVKAIALTQSQPEKVRGVLKLAESMVERKLDIKGMRAMILGIPNVGKSTMINTLANRIIAKTGNVPAVTKQQQRIKLPNGMILLDTPGFLWPKLEPEACGYRLAISGAIKDAVLEYEDIALFAAEYFLKAYPEALRQRFQINELPSTDIELMDAIATRRNCMRRGGIADLHKVSEILLNEFRSGGLGRLSLETPEMVEQERPEPKD; encoded by the coding sequence ATGGCAATTAACTGGTTTCCCGGGCATATGCACAAGGCTCGAAAGGAGATCAAGAAAGTGGTTCCGGAAGTCGATCTGATTATCGAAGTTCTGGACGCTCGTCTTCCTTTCAGTAGCGGAAACCCTCTGGTGCCTTCCCTGCGCGGTAAAACGCCTTATATCAAGGTGTTGAACAAGAGTGATCTGGCTGATCCTGCTGTCACAGAGCAGTGGATCAGGGAGATGGAAAAGGAAGAAGGCGTTAAGGCCATTGCCCTGACCCAGAGTCAGCCAGAAAAAGTGCGTGGTGTGCTAAAACTGGCCGAGAGCATGGTGGAACGCAAGCTCGATATCAAAGGCATGAGAGCCATGATTCTGGGGATTCCCAATGTCGGCAAGTCCACCATGATCAACACGCTTGCCAACCGCATTATTGCCAAAACCGGAAATGTCCCGGCAGTCACGAAACAGCAGCAGCGTATTAAATTGCCTAATGGCATGATCCTTTTAGATACGCCCGGATTCCTCTGGCCCAAGCTGGAGCCGGAAGCCTGCGGCTATCGACTGGCCATTTCCGGAGCCATTAAAGATGCGGTTCTGGAATACGAAGACATTGCCCTGTTTGCTGCTGAATACTTTCTGAAAGCATATCCGGAAGCGCTCAGACAGCGTTTTCAGATCAATGAGTTACCCTCGACTGATATCGAACTGATGGATGCGATTGCTACCCGTAGAAATTGCATGAGAAGAGGTGGCATAGCTGATCTACACAAGGTCTCCGAGATTCTTCTGAATGAGTTCCGCAGTGGCGGCCTGGGACGGCTCAGTCTGGAAACACCGGAGATGGTCGAACAGGAAAGACCTGAGCCAAAAGATTAG
- the epmA gene encoding EF-P lysine aminoacylase EpmA yields the protein MSSDNWKPSASMSTLQERARLFSRIRHYFDEQQVMEVDTPMLSASATVDLHIDSFVTTFLPIGGGSEKSCYLHTSPEFPMKRLLAAGSGDIYSLGRVFRNGEAGGRHNPEFTMLEYYRLGMDQHQLMDDMTLLLSSVAAFKEMGRVSYGDVFQKKLGLNPHTASDEVLSALVKKHVDKGLSGLERNDCLDALFSKMIEPELGVSEGGALNGVYVYDYPASMAALARLHSNSQGDQVAARFELFINGVELANGYHELTHGEEQQARFKAEQTKRKEQGRPVYPYDHNLVEGLRSGMPDCAGVAMGLDRLLMLMLNKKQIADVIAFDFFRA from the coding sequence ATGTCATCTGATAACTGGAAACCCTCTGCCTCAATGTCGACATTGCAGGAAAGGGCGCGGCTATTTAGCAGAATCCGACATTATTTTGATGAGCAGCAAGTGATGGAAGTGGACACCCCGATGCTTTCTGCCAGCGCGACGGTGGATCTTCACATCGACAGTTTTGTCACCACCTTTCTTCCCATCGGTGGAGGTAGTGAGAAATCCTGCTACCTGCATACATCACCGGAGTTTCCAATGAAAAGGCTTCTGGCTGCCGGCAGTGGCGATATTTATTCCCTGGGTCGGGTGTTCCGCAATGGTGAAGCGGGTGGGCGGCACAATCCTGAGTTCACCATGCTTGAGTACTACCGGCTGGGAATGGATCAGCATCAGTTAATGGACGATATGACCTTGCTGTTATCTTCAGTTGCAGCCTTTAAAGAAATGGGGAGAGTCAGCTATGGCGACGTTTTTCAGAAAAAGCTGGGGTTGAATCCCCATACGGCATCGGATGAAGTGCTTTCTGCGCTGGTCAAAAAACATGTGGATAAGGGGCTGTCAGGTCTGGAAAGAAATGACTGCCTCGATGCGTTGTTTTCAAAAATGATCGAACCTGAGCTGGGTGTGAGTGAAGGCGGTGCACTCAACGGGGTTTATGTTTACGACTACCCTGCCAGTATGGCTGCTCTGGCGAGACTTCATAGCAATAGTCAGGGTGACCAGGTGGCTGCGCGATTCGAGCTTTTTATTAACGGTGTTGAGCTGGCTAATGGTTATCACGAACTGACCCATGGCGAAGAGCAGCAGGCTCGTTTCAAGGCGGAGCAGACTAAACGTAAGGAACAGGGCAGGCCTGTTTACCCCTACGACCATAACCTGGTTGAAGGTTTGAGATCAGGTATGCCCGATTGCGCTGGCGTTGCCATGGGGCTCGATCGCCTGCTGATGTTAATGCTGAATAAAAAGCAGATTGCAGATGTTATTGCGTTCGATTTCTTCAGGGCTTGA
- the efp gene encoding elongation factor P has translation MASYSTNEFRSGLKVMLEGDPCVIIENEFVKPGKGQAFNRVKFRNLMSNRVWERTFKSGESIEAADVMDYDMEYLYTDGEFWHFMMTDGSFEQHAASKEAVGDTLDWLKEQEVYSVTLYNGSPLSVSAPNFVELEVIETDPGLKGDTAQGGSKPAKLSTGASVKVPLFITEGEVLKIDTRTGEYVGRVK, from the coding sequence ATGGCTAGTTATAGTACCAACGAGTTTCGTTCAGGTCTCAAAGTGATGCTGGAAGGTGATCCCTGCGTCATCATCGAGAACGAGTTTGTAAAACCGGGTAAGGGTCAGGCCTTTAACCGGGTTAAGTTTCGCAACCTGATGAGCAACCGTGTCTGGGAGCGTACCTTCAAGTCAGGTGAAAGCATCGAAGCTGCAGATGTGATGGACTACGACATGGAGTACCTGTACACCGACGGTGAATTCTGGCACTTCATGATGACTGATGGTTCTTTCGAGCAGCACGCTGCCAGCAAAGAAGCGGTGGGTGACACCCTCGATTGGCTTAAAGAGCAGGAAGTATACTCTGTAACTCTGTATAACGGATCCCCTCTTTCTGTGTCGGCACCTAACTTTGTGGAACTGGAAGTGATTGAAACCGATCCGGGCCTGAAAGGTGATACCGCTCAGGGGGGCTCCAAGCCAGCTAAACTGAGCACCGGCGCTTCTGTGAAAGTGCCTCTGTTTATCACTGAAGGTGAAGTTCTGAAAATCGATACTCGTACCGGTGAGTACGTGGGTCGTGTGAAGTAA
- the epmB gene encoding EF-P beta-lysylation protein EpmB: MKTPMITRYEGGVHTDKLSTRLLLPEEQPENWKKVLADSVTDPEALLNILNLPKTLLPGAVRGNKSFSMRIPRPYIDRMTRGDQYDPLLRQVLPLGEECEEVSGFSLDPLAEQSQNPSRGIIHKYQGRLLLITSGACAVNCRFCFRRHFPYGDNQLSGDSWTEAVEYIRSEKSIHEVILSGGDPLAATDSRLARMVDTLSDIPHVKTLRIHTRLPIVIPQRVTGEMLQWFCGGRLKPVMVIHCNHANEIDEQVEQALQKLRQAGAILLNQTVLLKDINDDSKSLADLSQTLFNAGVLPYYLHLLDRVKGAAHFEVTDEKARLLINELMQTCPGYLVPRLVREVAGAASKTPIPVN; this comes from the coding sequence ATGAAAACCCCTATGATAACCCGTTACGAGGGCGGTGTGCATACTGATAAGCTATCAACCCGTCTTTTGCTTCCAGAAGAACAGCCAGAGAACTGGAAAAAAGTGCTGGCCGATTCAGTCACCGACCCTGAAGCACTGCTCAACATTCTGAACCTTCCAAAGACTCTGTTGCCAGGAGCCGTCAGGGGCAATAAATCTTTCAGTATGCGAATTCCACGTCCTTATATAGACCGGATGACCAGAGGTGACCAGTACGATCCATTGCTCAGGCAAGTTTTGCCCCTGGGAGAAGAGTGTGAGGAAGTCAGTGGATTCAGTCTCGACCCTCTGGCAGAACAGTCCCAGAACCCGAGCCGGGGCATTATTCATAAATACCAGGGACGACTGCTTCTGATCACCAGCGGAGCCTGCGCCGTCAACTGCCGCTTTTGCTTTCGGCGACATTTCCCTTATGGAGACAACCAGCTGAGTGGAGACAGCTGGACAGAAGCGGTGGAATACATTCGCTCAGAAAAAAGTATTCACGAGGTCATATTAAGTGGCGGAGATCCACTGGCTGCCACAGATAGTCGCCTTGCCCGCATGGTGGACACGTTGTCCGATATTCCCCATGTAAAAACGCTGCGAATACACACCCGCCTGCCCATCGTCATTCCCCAGAGAGTCACCGGGGAAATGCTCCAGTGGTTTTGTGGCGGAAGGCTTAAACCCGTTATGGTGATTCATTGCAACCATGCCAATGAGATCGATGAACAGGTTGAACAGGCACTGCAAAAACTAAGGCAGGCGGGAGCAATATTACTGAACCAGACGGTGTTGCTTAAAGACATTAATGATGACTCGAAGTCACTGGCCGATCTGAGCCAGACGCTCTTTAATGCCGGAGTACTGCCTTATTACCTGCATCTTCTGGATCGGGTTAAGGGTGCTGCTCACTTTGAAGTCACGGATGAGAAAGCCAGGCTGCTCATTAATGAGCTGATGCAAACATGCCCCGGTTACCTGGTCCCAAGACTGGTCAGGGAAGTAGCAGGCGCAGCCAGCAAAACCCCCATACCGGTCAATTAG
- a CDS encoding adenine-specific methyltransferase EcoRI family protein, with the protein MPNENNGLNKAKQEKNDEFYTQLTDIEKEMKHYRNHFKNKVVYCNCDDPYISAFFEYFSKNFEFLKLKKLITTCYKSQQVKQFSQNDSAQAIKLEYTGGAANSLPGPDDIGVTHLKGDGDFRSPECIALLREADIVVTNPPFSLFREYVSQLVQARKKFIIVGNQNAISYKQVFPLIKNNELWLGIKNGDMRFKVPDYYEPRKTRYWQDEDGQKWRSLGNMCWYTNLKHKNRNEQLILVKQYSGNEITYQFPRKASPNRAVIQAVSPQD; encoded by the coding sequence ATGCCAAACGAAAACAACGGCTTGAATAAAGCAAAGCAGGAAAAGAACGATGAGTTCTATACGCAACTTACCGATATCGAAAAGGAGATGAAGCACTACCGAAACCACTTCAAAAACAAGGTGGTGTACTGCAACTGCGACGACCCTTATATCAGTGCTTTCTTTGAGTACTTTTCCAAGAATTTTGAGTTCCTGAAGCTAAAAAAGCTGATTACCACATGCTACAAGAGTCAGCAGGTGAAGCAATTCAGCCAGAACGATTCAGCCCAGGCCATCAAGTTGGAATACACGGGTGGTGCAGCCAATAGCCTGCCGGGACCTGACGATATTGGTGTAACACACCTCAAGGGTGACGGCGACTTTCGCAGTCCTGAATGTATTGCCTTGTTGAGAGAGGCTGACATTGTCGTCACTAATCCACCTTTTTCCCTGTTCAGGGAATATGTCTCGCAGCTGGTTCAGGCCAGAAAAAAGTTCATCATTGTCGGCAATCAGAACGCGATTAGCTACAAACAAGTTTTCCCCCTTATTAAAAATAATGAGCTCTGGCTTGGTATCAAAAACGGTGACATGCGGTTTAAAGTGCCGGATTACTACGAACCCCGTAAAACGCGTTATTGGCAAGACGAAGACGGTCAGAAATGGCGAAGTTTGGGCAATATGTGCTGGTATACCAACCTCAAGCATAAAAACCGCAATGAGCAGTTGATCTTGGTGAAACAGTATTCCGGCAATGAGATCACTTACCAATTCCCGCGTAAAGCATCGCCCAATCGGGCGGTGATACAAGCGGTCAGTCCGCAGGACTGA
- a CDS encoding transposase, giving the protein MKTKRAYKERFYPTPGQTQLLAQSFGCARFVYNNTLRFRTDAYYKDGKSISHSEVEKRLVSLKTEFPFLADVSSVILQQKLRDQQEAFKKFCNGKAKYPKFKKRHSRQSIRLTKAAFRYKDGQLFIAKSKDPLNIRWSRPLSSDPSSITIIKDRAGRYFVSMLCEFEAKPMPISNKTVGIDLGLNDLFITSEGEKSGNPRHTKRYEIKLAYLQRQMSKKQKGSSNRAKAKLKVARLHAKIADCRMDATHQASRKLINENQVVCVESLNVKGMIKNPKLAKHIADANWGEFVRQLKYKADWAGRGLVKIDRFFPSSKRCSSCGFVHESLPLSIREWECPECKTHHDRDINAAKNIKTAGLAGLACGATGTGVEA; this is encoded by the coding sequence ATGAAGACTAAGCGAGCCTACAAAGAACGATTCTACCCAACACCTGGGCAAACTCAGCTACTTGCTCAGTCGTTTGGTTGTGCTCGATTTGTTTATAACAATACGCTTCGTTTTCGCACTGATGCCTACTACAAAGACGGGAAATCCATATCCCACTCTGAGGTAGAAAAAAGGCTTGTCTCGCTCAAGACAGAGTTTCCATTTCTGGCTGATGTATCCAGCGTGATTCTTCAACAAAAGCTTAGAGATCAGCAAGAGGCTTTCAAGAAATTTTGTAATGGAAAAGCCAAATACCCTAAATTCAAGAAAAGACACTCAAGACAAAGTATCCGGCTAACAAAGGCCGCTTTCAGATACAAAGATGGTCAGCTTTTCATTGCCAAAAGCAAAGATCCGCTGAATATCCGGTGGAGCCGACCGCTGTCTTCTGATCCTTCAAGTATCACCATCATCAAAGATCGGGCAGGCCGGTACTTTGTGTCCATGCTGTGTGAGTTTGAAGCTAAACCAATGCCTATTAGTAACAAGACAGTAGGCATTGATTTAGGTTTGAATGATCTGTTCATCACTTCAGAGGGTGAAAAATCCGGTAACCCAAGGCACACCAAACGCTACGAGATAAAGCTCGCCTATCTTCAGCGTCAGATGTCAAAAAAGCAAAAAGGCAGTAGCAACAGAGCCAAAGCAAAGCTCAAGGTTGCACGACTTCATGCCAAGATTGCCGATTGTCGGATGGATGCCACCCACCAGGCATCACGCAAACTCATTAACGAGAACCAAGTTGTTTGCGTAGAGTCTCTGAACGTGAAGGGCATGATCAAAAATCCAAAGCTGGCAAAGCATATAGCCGATGCAAACTGGGGAGAGTTTGTCCGTCAGTTGAAATACAAGGCTGATTGGGCGGGTAGAGGTCTGGTTAAGATAGACCGTTTCTTTCCAAGCTCTAAACGCTGTTCCAGTTGCGGATTTGTCCATGAAAGTCTGCCGTTGTCTATTCGTGAATGGGAATGCCCGGAATGCAAAACCCATCACGACAGGGACATTAACGCAGCGAAGAATATCAAAACCGCCGGACTGGCGGGGTTAGCCTGTGGAGCGACTGGAACGGGGGTAGAGGCTTAA
- a CDS encoding adenine-specific methyltransferase EcoRI family protein: MTKQEGSWSDLRTLARKGGECQPRYDNYDAIEVPFVKDIPADYDGVMGVPVTFLNKYNPEQFEIIGTSDRGGDGLINHLYLPHDRRDAPVINGKGVYTRLFIRHRKPLAKVA; the protein is encoded by the coding sequence GTGACGAAGCAGGAAGGTTCTTGGAGCGATCTAAGAACCCTCGCCCGAAAGGGCGGGGAGTGTCAGCCGCGCTATGACAATTACGATGCCATTGAAGTGCCATTCGTTAAGGACATTCCCGCGGATTACGATGGGGTCATGGGAGTTCCAGTCACATTCCTGAACAAGTACAACCCAGAACAATTTGAAATCATAGGCACTTCAGACCGAGGCGGGGACGGTTTAATTAACCATCTTTATTTACCCCATGATCGTCGAGATGCCCCTGTTATCAATGGCAAGGGGGTTTACACACGGCTGTTCATCCGCCACCGCAAACCCCTGGCCAAGGTCGCATAA
- a CDS encoding DUF262 domain-containing protein: MDITLKHITIRELTQDYQDNQEAGVIGFAGKVNIRPPFQREFVYNEKQREAVIDTVTKDFPLNTIYWAVTNDGFEVIDGQQRIVSICQYVDGVFAYKERYFHNLQSNEQDDILNYELTVYQCQGTPSEKLDWFRTINIAGEQLTDQELRNAVYAGSWTMDAKRFFSKNQCSAWQLAKDYMKGSPIRQDYLQTAVKWLSKGDIEGYMAKHQHDKSAKDLWLYFQQVIAWVKATFPAYRKEMKGLAWGDFYNAHKDDILDPTHLESETSRLMADDEVAIKKGVYQYLLTGNEKHLNLRAFTDSQKRTLFERQKGICTECKEPFDIDQMEADHITPWSEGGKTELDNGQVLCRECNRRKSNH, from the coding sequence ATGGACATCACCCTAAAGCACATCACTATCCGTGAATTGACCCAAGATTACCAAGACAACCAGGAAGCCGGTGTCATCGGCTTCGCAGGCAAAGTGAATATCCGCCCACCCTTCCAGCGTGAGTTTGTCTACAACGAAAAACAGCGGGAGGCGGTTATTGATACCGTGACCAAAGACTTCCCGCTTAACACCATCTACTGGGCAGTAACCAACGATGGCTTCGAGGTCATCGACGGCCAGCAGCGCATCGTTTCGATTTGCCAGTACGTGGACGGGGTCTTTGCTTATAAGGAGCGCTACTTTCACAACCTTCAATCGAATGAGCAGGACGACATTCTCAATTACGAACTGACCGTGTACCAGTGCCAGGGCACCCCCAGCGAAAAGCTGGACTGGTTTCGCACCATCAACATCGCAGGCGAACAATTAACCGATCAGGAGTTACGCAATGCGGTTTATGCCGGTTCCTGGACGATGGACGCTAAACGCTTCTTTTCCAAAAACCAGTGCTCCGCCTGGCAACTGGCGAAAGACTATATGAAGGGCTCCCCCATTCGGCAGGATTACCTGCAAACTGCCGTTAAATGGTTAAGCAAGGGTGACATCGAAGGGTACATGGCCAAGCATCAACATGATAAGAGCGCCAAAGATTTATGGCTTTATTTTCAGCAAGTGATTGCCTGGGTAAAGGCTACCTTCCCGGCCTATCGCAAAGAGATGAAGGGTCTTGCCTGGGGTGATTTCTATAACGCCCACAAAGATGACATCCTCGATCCGACTCACCTGGAGAGTGAGACAAGCAGACTGATGGCCGATGATGAAGTGGCCATTAAAAAAGGCGTCTATCAATACTTACTGACCGGCAACGAAAAACACCTGAACCTGCGAGCCTTTACGGATAGCCAGAAACGAACGCTTTTTGAACGCCAGAAAGGTATCTGTACCGAGTGTAAAGAGCCTTTCGATATCGACCAGATGGAAGCCGATCACATCACCCCGTGGTCCGAGGGCGGCAAGACAGAGCTGGATAATGGCCAGGTGCTTTGCCGGGAATGCAATCGCAGAAAGTCCAACCACTGA
- a CDS encoding antitoxin, with protein sequence MPNVHPVLADMATSISEFKKNPMAVIHQGGGQPVAVLNRNEPAFYCVPSVVWEAVLDQLEDIELARLVEERKNQKEIPVDLDDL encoded by the coding sequence ATGCCAAATGTTCATCCCGTACTGGCCGATATGGCGACCAGTATCAGCGAATTCAAAAAAAATCCCATGGCCGTCATTCATCAGGGAGGGGGCCAGCCGGTGGCTGTTCTGAACCGCAATGAACCTGCTTTTTACTGCGTACCCTCTGTCGTCTGGGAAGCGGTACTGGATCAGCTGGAAGACATCGAACTGGCCAGGCTGGTTGAGGAGCGCAAAAACCAGAAAGAAATCCCGGTAGACCTCGATGACTTATGA
- a CDS encoding type II toxin-antitoxin system RelE/ParE family toxin, whose amino-acid sequence MTYELIFKEEALKEWRQLDQSLRDQFRKKLDERRRSPKVQSARLRDIKNCYKIKLRSSGFRLVYEVRDKEIVIVVIAVGKRDRQKVYREAQRRL is encoded by the coding sequence ATGACTTATGAGCTGATCTTCAAGGAAGAAGCTCTGAAAGAGTGGCGCCAGCTTGACCAGAGCCTTCGGGATCAGTTCAGGAAAAAACTTGATGAACGACGACGATCGCCTAAAGTGCAATCGGCTCGACTCAGAGATATAAAGAACTGTTACAAGATAAAATTACGTTCTTCCGGCTTCCGGCTGGTTTATGAAGTGCGGGACAAAGAGATTGTGATTGTTGTTATTGCTGTGGGCAAACGCGATCGCCAGAAAGTTTACCGGGAAGCGCAGAGGCGTCTTTAA